The Bdellovibrionales bacterium genome includes a region encoding these proteins:
- the arsS gene encoding arsenosugar biosynthesis radical SAM protein ArsS (Some members of this family are selenoproteins.) — protein MKRGVLRTLQVNIGRLCNLACHHCHVEAGPKRTENMEGHVVDRVIELLEKSKTIHTVDLTGGAPELNPHFRRLVSAGKSLGKNIIDRCNLTVFYEPRQEETAYFLKEHQVQVVASLPCYSKENVEKQRGRGVFDKSIEALKLLNRLGYGQQDTNLVLDLVYNPLGPFLPPDQKKLECAYKAELKELFGIEFNRLLTITNMPIRRFLADLERAGKLTQYMELLSSSFNPAVAEGVMCRSLLSVSWNGELFDCDFNQMLELPLEAGRHTVWDISSFDDFDGNLIRYENHCYACTAGSGSSCAGALV, from the coding sequence ATGAAGCGCGGTGTGCTCCGAACACTGCAGGTCAATATCGGCCGGCTCTGCAACTTGGCCTGTCATCACTGTCATGTCGAAGCAGGACCCAAGCGCACCGAAAATATGGAGGGACACGTAGTCGATCGTGTGATTGAACTGTTGGAAAAGTCGAAAACGATTCACACAGTGGACCTCACAGGAGGGGCTCCGGAGTTAAATCCCCACTTTCGCAGGTTGGTGAGTGCGGGAAAAAGCCTTGGAAAAAATATTATTGATCGCTGCAATCTCACGGTCTTTTATGAGCCAAGACAGGAGGAAACGGCCTATTTTCTAAAGGAACATCAAGTTCAAGTTGTAGCCTCCCTTCCCTGTTATTCGAAAGAGAATGTGGAAAAACAGAGAGGTCGGGGTGTTTTTGATAAAAGCATTGAAGCATTGAAACTGCTCAACAGACTCGGCTATGGTCAGCAAGACACAAACTTGGTTCTCGATCTTGTTTATAATCCTTTGGGCCCCTTCTTGCCACCTGATCAAAAAAAACTTGAGTGTGCCTATAAGGCTGAACTGAAGGAATTGTTTGGAATTGAATTCAATCGGCTCCTAACCATCACGAACATGCCGATCAGGCGTTTTCTTGCTGACCTGGAAAGGGCTGGAAAACTGACTCAATACATGGAACTACTGTCCAGCAGTTTTAACCCAGCTGTGGCAGAGGGAGTGATGTGTCGAAGTCTTTTGTCTGTGAGTTGGAATGGCGAGCTTTTTGATTGTGATTTCAATCAAATGTTGGAGTTGCCCTTGGAAGCTGGCCGTCACACTGTCTGGGATATTTCGTCATTTGATGACTTCGATGGGAATTTGATTAGATATGAAAATCACTGCTATGCCTGTACCGCAGGATCTGGAAGTTCTTGTGCCGGTGCGCTGGTTTAG
- a CDS encoding FAD-dependent oxidoreductase — protein MSKKLSGRVGLVALLCVLFAAYRWFDLGQYLSLESLKAHQASLHSFYLERPAIVAVIFAIVYILSTALSLPGATILTLAGGAIFGLGVGIALASFSSTLGATLAFLASRFFLRDLIQEKFKDKIASVNQGMNKEGAFYLFTLRLVPIFPFFLINLVMGLTSIRTLTYFFVSQIGMLPGTFVYVNAGTQLAKIESLNGILSPEILLSFSLIGVLPLFSKWLLGMYRSGKYLRKYKKPKSFDYNMVVIGGGSGGLVSAYIAAAIKAKVALVEKHKMGGDCLNTGCVPSKALIRSAKIFNYFKRAKEFGFESPSAKMDFSKVMERVQKIIKEIEPHDSIERYSKMGVECIQGTARILSPYEVEVNGKTLKTKNIVVATGASPLVPSLPGLSDVPYLTSDNLWSLRTLPRRLIVLGGGPIGCELAQSFARFGSEVSLVEMAPRILNREDEEVSSFVTEKFRSEGVSVLVGHKALRFESTENDKNERVLVCESLGREVRIPFDEVLIALGRKANVKGFGLEELGVEISSKGTVVADPYLRVTNYPNIYVVGDVTGPYQFTHTASHQAWYVAVNALFSPFKRYKVDYRVIPWCTFTDPEVARVGLNEIEAKERGIAYEVTRYGIDDLDRAIAEGEAHGFVKLLTHPGSDRILGATILGSHAGDIIAEYVAAMKHGLGLNKILGTIHIYPTFSEANKYAAGLWKRANAPKKALEFLSKYHKWRRA, from the coding sequence ATGTCAAAAAAGCTGAGCGGAAGAGTCGGTCTAGTGGCGCTTTTATGCGTTCTATTCGCGGCTTACAGATGGTTCGATCTTGGTCAGTATCTGTCTTTGGAGAGCCTGAAGGCACACCAGGCTTCACTTCATTCTTTCTATCTTGAGCGGCCAGCAATTGTGGCTGTTATTTTTGCAATCGTGTATATTTTGTCGACCGCTCTCTCTTTGCCTGGTGCGACTATTCTCACTCTTGCCGGTGGGGCTATTTTTGGTTTGGGTGTCGGGATTGCTCTGGCTTCATTTTCGAGTACCTTGGGAGCGACATTGGCCTTTCTTGCGTCTCGATTTTTTCTTCGAGACCTGATTCAAGAAAAATTCAAAGACAAAATTGCAAGTGTGAATCAGGGAATGAACAAAGAGGGAGCCTTTTATCTTTTTACGCTGAGGCTTGTGCCGATTTTTCCGTTTTTTTTGATCAACCTGGTCATGGGATTGACGTCCATTCGCACTCTGACTTACTTTTTTGTCAGCCAAATCGGAATGCTCCCAGGGACCTTTGTTTACGTCAATGCTGGCACACAACTCGCGAAGATCGAATCGCTCAATGGCATTCTCTCTCCTGAAATACTTCTCTCATTTTCATTGATTGGAGTTCTCCCTCTCTTTTCTAAGTGGCTTCTGGGAATGTATAGATCCGGAAAATATCTCAGGAAGTATAAAAAACCAAAATCCTTTGATTACAATATGGTCGTGATCGGAGGGGGGTCCGGAGGACTCGTGTCGGCCTATATCGCAGCCGCAATCAAAGCCAAAGTGGCTCTCGTCGAAAAACATAAGATGGGAGGAGATTGTCTGAATACCGGCTGCGTTCCCAGCAAGGCTCTGATTCGCTCCGCCAAAATTTTCAATTATTTTAAGCGTGCGAAGGAATTCGGATTTGAAAGTCCATCAGCTAAAATGGACTTTTCAAAAGTGATGGAACGCGTACAAAAAATTATCAAGGAGATCGAACCACACGATTCGATTGAGCGCTATTCTAAAATGGGTGTCGAATGCATTCAGGGAACAGCGAGAATACTTTCTCCTTACGAGGTGGAAGTGAATGGAAAAACTCTGAAGACAAAAAATATTGTCGTGGCAACGGGAGCCTCTCCGCTGGTGCCATCCCTGCCAGGCCTGTCGGATGTGCCCTATTTGACAAGTGACAATCTATGGAGTTTGCGAACTTTGCCTCGGAGACTCATTGTCCTTGGAGGTGGTCCTATCGGTTGTGAGTTGGCTCAAAGCTTTGCCCGTTTTGGATCAGAAGTCAGTCTTGTTGAAATGGCCCCTCGGATCCTGAATCGAGAAGACGAAGAGGTCTCATCCTTTGTTACGGAGAAGTTTCGGAGTGAGGGTGTTTCTGTTTTGGTTGGCCACAAAGCCTTGCGTTTTGAATCAACTGAGAATGACAAGAATGAAAGAGTTCTTGTGTGCGAGTCTCTCGGGAGAGAAGTACGAATTCCATTTGATGAGGTTTTGATAGCACTGGGTCGCAAGGCCAATGTGAAAGGATTTGGCCTTGAGGAATTGGGTGTTGAAATTTCCTCAAAGGGAACCGTTGTTGCTGATCCATACCTCAGGGTGACCAATTATCCAAATATCTATGTGGTGGGAGATGTGACGGGCCCTTATCAATTCACCCATACTGCGAGCCATCAGGCATGGTATGTGGCCGTCAATGCGCTCTTTAGCCCATTTAAGAGGTACAAGGTGGACTATCGAGTGATCCCTTGGTGCACGTTCACAGATCCCGAAGTGGCTCGTGTTGGGCTCAACGAGATCGAAGCCAAAGAGAGGGGGATTGCTTACGAAGTGACCCGCTATGGAATTGATGATTTGGATCGGGCTATCGCCGAAGGAGAAGCTCATGGATTTGTCAAGCTACTCACTCATCCGGGAAGCGATCGAATTTTAGGAGCTACGATACTGGGGAGCCACGCGGGTGATATAATCGCCGAGTATGTGGCAGCCATGAAACACGGACTGGGCCTGAACAAGATTCTCGGGACCATTCATATCTATCCCACTTTTTCGGAGGCAAACAAATACGCAGCTGGTCTGTGGAAAAGAGCGAACGCCCCCAAAAAAGCGCTGGAGTTTTTATCAAAGTACCACAAATGGAGGAGAGCTTAA
- a CDS encoding methyltransferase domain-containing protein, translated as MDQITQSLESVKEYYGKILNSSLDLKTSACCPTESMPFHLREILKDIHDEVKDKFYGCGSPIPHALEGKTVLDLGSGTGRDCFILSKLVGPKGRVIGIDMTEEQIDVAKRHIDYHSQKFGFSKSNLELIKGYIEDLEDAGIKSESIDVVVSNCVVNLSPNKERVFSEIFRVLKPGGELYFYDVFSSRRIPKELTQDPVLLGECLGGALYTEDFRRLLFQIGCKDYRLMGRSRISLLNPEIERKAGLIEFYSMTVRAFKLPLEDRCEDYGQVATYLGGISDSPFAFILDDHHVFERGKPMLVCGNTAAMLRDTRYGEFFKVAGGQETHYGLFDCAPGASSGGAADISGVGSCC; from the coding sequence ATGGACCAAATCACACAAAGTTTAGAATCGGTTAAAGAGTATTATGGAAAAATCTTAAACTCGAGTTTGGATTTAAAGACAAGTGCCTGCTGTCCGACAGAGAGCATGCCATTTCATTTGCGAGAAATATTAAAGGACATTCACGATGAGGTAAAAGACAAATTCTACGGCTGCGGGTCGCCCATTCCCCATGCACTTGAGGGAAAGACTGTTTTGGATTTGGGGAGTGGAACTGGTCGTGATTGCTTTATTCTCTCAAAGCTTGTTGGCCCAAAAGGTCGGGTGATAGGTATTGATATGACGGAAGAGCAAATCGATGTTGCTAAAAGGCACATCGACTATCATAGCCAGAAATTTGGATTTTCGAAATCAAACCTTGAGCTCATCAAAGGCTATATCGAAGATTTAGAAGATGCCGGCATCAAGAGTGAATCGATCGATGTTGTTGTATCCAATTGCGTGGTGAACCTTTCTCCAAACAAGGAGAGAGTTTTTTCGGAAATTTTTCGAGTTTTAAAACCAGGAGGTGAACTCTATTTTTATGATGTCTTTTCAAGTCGAAGAATTCCAAAAGAGCTCACTCAAGATCCGGTTCTTTTGGGAGAGTGTCTCGGGGGAGCTCTCTATACTGAAGATTTTCGTCGCCTCCTTTTTCAAATTGGTTGCAAGGACTATCGCCTGATGGGGCGTTCTCGAATTTCTCTTCTTAACCCAGAAATCGAGAGAAAAGCGGGATTGATCGAGTTTTATTCCATGACGGTGAGAGCATTTAAACTCCCTCTTGAAGATCGTTGTGAAGACTACGGGCAGGTCGCCACTTATCTTGGCGGAATATCTGACAGTCCGTTTGCTTTTATCTTAGATGATCATCATGTTTTTGAACGAGGCAAGCCCATGCTGGTCTGTGGAAATACCGCTGCGATGTTACGAGACACTCGCTACGGAGAATTTTTCAAAGTTGCGGGGGGCCAAGAGACTCATTATGGGCTTTTTGATTGCGCTCCTGGGGCGAGTTCGGGGGGAGCCGCTGACATCAGTGGGGTGGGATCTTGTTGTTAG
- a CDS encoding TIGR04283 family arsenosugar biosynthesis glycosyltransferase yields MLLDLVKKSISVVIPIAEGDELWKELLPDLAVLDKDDEILIVSESSLDSELEQAAKQAELLCPVRWIYSLRGRAKQLNSGARAARSDFFWFLHCDSKMDRTAVRKLRESIERDSTCLYFFDLKFLNDGPWMMVLNRFGVWFRSRLLGLPFGDQAFCMHRDVFNHLGGFCEKAPYGEDHLLIWRAHQKGVKVRSVRAPLSTSARRYGVEGWLKTTALHLKLTARQAIPELMALLKRDRIS; encoded by the coding sequence TTGTTGTTAGACTTGGTAAAAAAATCGATTTCGGTTGTTATTCCTATCGCTGAGGGAGACGAACTTTGGAAGGAATTGTTGCCCGATTTAGCCGTATTGGACAAGGACGACGAGATTTTGATTGTGTCAGAATCTTCTCTTGATAGTGAGCTGGAGCAAGCGGCAAAGCAAGCGGAATTGCTTTGTCCTGTGAGGTGGATTTACTCTCTCAGAGGAAGGGCAAAACAGCTCAATTCAGGCGCTCGGGCCGCCAGATCGGATTTTTTCTGGTTTCTTCACTGTGATTCAAAGATGGACAGAACCGCCGTGAGGAAACTCAGAGAATCTATCGAACGGGATTCGACTTGCCTTTATTTTTTTGATTTGAAATTTCTCAATGATGGCCCCTGGATGATGGTTTTGAACCGTTTTGGTGTTTGGTTCCGCTCTCGCCTCTTGGGCTTACCTTTTGGAGATCAGGCCTTTTGCATGCATCGGGATGTCTTCAATCACTTGGGAGGATTTTGCGAAAAAGCCCCCTACGGTGAAGATCATCTTCTGATTTGGCGGGCTCATCAAAAGGGAGTCAAAGTCAGATCTGTGAGAGCTCCCCTCTCGACAAGTGCCAGGCGCTATGGCGTCGAGGGTTGGTTAAAAACCACAGCCCTCCATTTGAAACTCACAGCAAGGCAGGCCATACCGGAGTTGATGGCTTTACTCAAGCGCGACAGAATCTCATGA
- a CDS encoding DUF2064 domain-containing protein, which translates to MKRNSSSNSSGALAIFVKTPELSPVKTRLAASIGREKALQFYEYTLAATAALGRELQRRIPDLQIYWAVAEPEGHKAKRWASFPVVHQGSGELGARLGFVYESLLMSHSYVCFVGADSPHLEIEALLEGVRLTKKHSEKKFVMGETLDGGFYFFGGSLSVLSSAWQNVEYSTSKTAFQLIQNLTGFGEVDLIGENFDIDTIDDLIRLAEIFPTSEALLPEQLELIQWSKSLF; encoded by the coding sequence ATGAAGCGAAATTCTTCCAGCAATTCAAGTGGTGCTTTGGCAATTTTTGTAAAGACTCCGGAATTGTCTCCTGTCAAAACCCGCTTGGCTGCTTCTATTGGGCGCGAGAAAGCGCTCCAATTTTATGAATATACTCTCGCGGCAACGGCGGCCTTAGGAAGAGAGCTGCAAAGAAGAATTCCGGACCTCCAAATTTATTGGGCCGTGGCTGAACCCGAAGGGCACAAGGCAAAGAGATGGGCCTCGTTTCCAGTTGTTCATCAAGGATCTGGAGAACTTGGTGCTCGCCTGGGTTTTGTTTACGAGAGTCTCTTAATGAGCCATTCCTACGTTTGTTTTGTGGGTGCCGATTCGCCCCATCTTGAGATCGAGGCGCTCTTGGAGGGGGTTCGTTTGACCAAAAAACATTCAGAGAAAAAATTTGTGATGGGCGAGACCCTTGACGGCGGCTTTTATTTTTTTGGGGGCAGTCTTTCGGTGCTCTCTTCGGCTTGGCAGAATGTGGAGTACAGCACTAGCAAAACAGCGTTCCAGCTGATTCAGAATCTCACGGGGTTTGGAGAAGTCGATCTCATTGGAGAAAATTTTGATATTGATACGATTGATGATCTGATTCGTCTTGCCGAAATTTTTCCTACCAGCGAGGCATTGCTTCCCGAGCAGCTAGAATTGATTCAATGGTCGAAATCGCTATTTTGA